ACTTCCTGGCGCCGAGGACCGTCTTCGCGATGAAGCGCTCCTCGTTGTACGCCGGCATCGCGGCGATCGTCTGCCCGGAAGGGAGCTGGTCGAGGGAGAGAGGGAGCCCTCCCGCGGCCGAAGGGAAATATCCGGCAGATGCCGCCCCACCGTCAGCAGGGGAGGAGCCGACCTGCACCGGGGGTATTTCATGTATACAACTCCGATTCACGCGCACCCACATCCAGAAACTCTCGCTCCCTGCTCAGGGGAGACAGGGAGGCCCTCTCTGGCCGGGTTAGGGGGGGCCGGGGAGGGAAGGTTCACGGGGTATCAATTATCTGTGGCAATATATAAGGATTGTTTATTCTGTCAGGGTCATGGGGAGATGTCCTTAACTTCTGATAGCAGGGAGAGGAGAAAGGCAGGCAAAATATGAACCGAGACGGGAGGGAGCGCGCAGGGCGGGGCGAGGGGGCAGGAAAACCCCTTCGCAACCTTAATCCGGCGCAGGGGTGAAGAGATCAGGGATATGCGCGGCGCGGGGTACAGCGGGGCCGGGGCAATCGCCCTCTGGACAGGGATCGTGGCCCTCTTCATGCTCCTGAACAGGGCGCTCGACCTGGAGGTCTTTTTTGTGCTCTGGCTCATCGGCCTCCTCGCGGTCACGGTGCTCATCGACACCCCCTATGTGCAGCCGCGGCACCTGACGAGGGTGAAGGTGGTCATCGCCGCGGGGGTCGCGGTCTTTGGCTATATCGTGCTGATGAAGGTTCTGGAGATCCTGGCGAAATGAAAGGCGCACAGATCATTACCGCAATTCTGGTTCTCCTATGCGTCGGCCTCCTGGCGATGCAGGCAGAGGAACCCCTCCTCTGGACGGCAGAGGGGACGGAAAACCCGGCCGAGGCCGACCTCTCGGCGGCAGAAAAAATAAACGCGAAGAGTGCGGGGTCTCTCCTCCCCCTGATGCAGGATCTCCTCGGCCAGGGCAGCACGGTCGTCCTCTCCGTGCAGGTGAAGGACTTCGAGAGCGCACAAAAGGATCTGAAAAAATACTCAGAGATGACCCGGTCGATGGACAGCCTGGTCGTCAAGCTCGACCTCACCGGCACCGACATCGACGAGTTCAGGAAAAAGAGCCGGGAGAACATGGAGAGCCTCACGACCCTCGTCAACGGCACAGAGCGCCTGGAGGAAGTCAGGGTCGAGTACCAGGACGAAAAAGATCCCGGGAAGGTCTACTCCCTCGTCTATGAGGGAGAAGCGCTGAAAAAGGAGTTACAGGGGGCGGCAACGACCTATGAGAAGGATGCGAACCGCACCGTCGCGATCGGGGAGAAGTACGAGGCCGACACGACCGCCTACAAGGAGAGCATCGGGGCCTTCAGGGCGATCGTCGGGGAAGAAACAAAGGCAGACAGCAGGGGGCCGGGGATCGCCCTGCCTCCGCCCGCACTCACTCTTGCCGTCGAACCAATGGAGGCGCGTTTCGGTGACCTCGTCACCCTCAGAGGCACGGCACCGGCAGGAAAGACGGTCGAGGCCTTCGTGGACAGCAGGCCTGTCGGGACTGCAACATCACAGGCCGGAAACTACGCAATCGACTACCGGATCGAAAAAGGCCGGGCCAGCCCCCACCTTGCATATGTGCAGGCCGGCAAGGCCGTCTCCGGCCTGGTAGAGTTCACCGTGCTCACCTCACCCGCAGATCTCACCCTGGCGGCAAACAAAAGTGTCGTCAGCGGCACCCTCACCGCAAACGGCCGTGGGGTGGAAGGCGCCGAAATTATCCTCCTGGTCGACGACGGTGCGCTGACTGCGGCCCTGACGACCGGGAAGGGCGGAGACTATGAGGAAGAGATCGGCCTCCCCGAAGGGCGGCACACTCTCCAGGCCGTCTTCTCCGGCGAGGGCTTCCCCCTCGATCCTGCCGAGAGTCCTGAGATCGTCGTGGAAGTAGGGGGATTCCCAGCAGGAGCGGTCGCCATCATCCTCCTTCTCGGCGGGGCAGGCGGCTACGTGTACCTCCGCCACCGGAGAAAGAAGGAAGAGGCACTGCCGGTGCTCGCGGCGAGGCTGGAGGCGTCAATCCCCCTCGAAGAGAAGGAAGAGGAGACACCCCTCACAATCGCCGGCCTCACGCTGGAAGAGGCAGCCGGCGCCCTCTGGCAGGGCCTGGCCGACGCAGCCGAGAGGCACTACGGGGTGAGAGGCGCCCGTACCAGGACGCCGCGGGAGATCGCTGCCGCCCTCGCAGGCACGCCAGCACGGGAGCCGGCCGCGGCCTTTGCGAAGTTGTACGAGGCGGTCAGGTACGCCGGCTTCCCCTACGGGGAGGAGGAGGTCGAGAGGCTGGAGGCCATTTACCACGCGGTCAGGGAGCCTGAAGGATAGAAGGACCGGCTTTCGCAGGGATACGGAGAGGGGAACTGCCCCCGGACGTCTCCCTGCGGACTACCCCGAAAAGGTCTTCTATCGTGATACAGTTGGTTCCCGGCAGCCGTCGTCATGCTGTGGTTGTATACCTCCAGGCGAGCCGGGCATGTGGGGGGCCATATCAGACGATAGACGGAGGGGTCTCAATCGTGGTATTCAGAATAAGGATCACGGGAATACTGAGTAGATCTCTTCTCTGGATTTTACGCGGTAGAGGATCAGGGCTCCGGTGGCGGTGAGCCTGCACCCGATCAGGTATTTCCCCACTCGAATCCGGTAGAAGTCCTGATATCCTCTCATTTTTTTGAAATCGAAATCGGCATGGAGATCGGTGGAGGCAGGAAGGGCGGTGAATGCCAGTTCTTCAACTGCTATCACACCGAACCGCTCCACCAACTTCCGGGAGGTTTGGTGAGCAAAATTGAGCCGTCTGGTGGCG
This DNA window, taken from Methanofollis sp., encodes the following:
- a CDS encoding DUF4129 domain-containing protein; this encodes MKGAQIITAILVLLCVGLLAMQAEEPLLWTAEGTENPAEADLSAAEKINAKSAGSLLPLMQDLLGQGSTVVLSVQVKDFESAQKDLKKYSEMTRSMDSLVVKLDLTGTDIDEFRKKSRENMESLTTLVNGTERLEEVRVEYQDEKDPGKVYSLVYEGEALKKELQGAATTYEKDANRTVAIGEKYEADTTAYKESIGAFRAIVGEETKADSRGPGIALPPPALTLAVEPMEARFGDLVTLRGTAPAGKTVEAFVDSRPVGTATSQAGNYAIDYRIEKGRASPHLAYVQAGKAVSGLVEFTVLTSPADLTLAANKSVVSGTLTANGRGVEGAEIILLVDDGALTAALTTGKGGDYEEEIGLPEGRHTLQAVFSGEGFPLDPAESPEIVVEVGGFPAGAVAIILLLGGAGGYVYLRHRRKKEEALPVLAARLEASIPLEEKEEETPLTIAGLTLEEAAGALWQGLADAAERHYGVRGARTRTPREIAAALAGTPAREPAAAFAKLYEAVRYAGFPYGEEEVERLEAIYHAVREPEG